The Bubalus bubalis isolate 160015118507 breed Murrah chromosome 16, NDDB_SH_1, whole genome shotgun sequence genome window below encodes:
- the SIDT2 gene encoding SID1 transmembrane family member 2 isoform X4, which yields MFALGLPFLALLVASVESHLGVLGPKNVSQKDAEFERTYVDEVNSELVNIYTFNHTVTRNRTEGVRVSVNVLNKQKGAPLLFVVRQKEAVVSFQVPLILRGMFQRKYLYQKVERTLCQPPTKNESEVQFFYVDVSTLSPVNTTYQLRVSRMDDFVLRTGEPFSFNTTAAQPQYFKYEFPEGVDSVIVKVASNTAFPCSVISIQDVLCPVYDLDNNVAFIGMYQTMTKKAAITVQRKDFPSNSFYVVVVVKTEDQACGGSLPFYPFIEDEPVDQGHRQKTLSVLVSRAVTSEAYVGGMLFCLGIFLSFYLLTVLLACWENWRQRKKSLLVAVDRACPESASLLGHPRVLADSFPGSSPYDGYNYGSFENGSGSTGSTDGLVDSAGPGDVSYNYPDPPGTRPRLDSMSSVEEDDYDTLADVDSDKNVIRTKQYLYVADLARKDKRVLRKKYQIYFWNIATIAVFYALPVVQLVITYQTVVNVTGNQDICYYNFLCAHPLGNLSAFNNILSNLGYILLGLLFLLIILQREINHNRALLRNDLCALECGIPKHFGLFYAMGTALMMEGLLSACYHVCPNYTNFQFDTSFMYMIAGLCMLKLYQKRHPDINASAYSAYACLAIVIFFSVLGVVFGKGNTAFWIIFSVIHITATLLLSTQLYYMGRWKLDSGICRRILHVLYTDCIRQCSGPLYVDRMVLLVMGNIINWSLAAYGLIMRPNDFASYLLAIGICNLLLYFAFYIIMKLRSGERIKLIPLLCIVCTSVVWGFALFFFFQGLSTWQPQCAAQTVLRHSPASAGWRLGREHGGP from the exons ATGTTCGCCCTGGGCTTGCCCTTCTTGGCTCTCTTGGTGGCCTCGGTCGAGAGCCATCTGGGAGTTCTGGGGCCTAAGAACGTCTCGCAGAAAGACGCGGAGTTTGAGCGCACCTACGTGGATGAAGTCAACAGCGAGCTGGTCAACATCTACACCTTCAACCACACCGTGACCCGCAACCGG ACGGAAGGTGTGAGAGTGTCCGTGAATGTCCTGAACAAGCAGAAGGGTGCTCCTTTGCTGTTTGTAGTCCGCCAGAAGGAGGCAGTGGTGTCCTTCCAGGTGCCCCTGATCCTCCGAGGGAT GTTCCAGCGCAAGTACCTCTACCAAAAGGTGGAGCGAACGCTGTGTCAGCCCCCCACCAAGAATGAGTCTGAGGTCCAGTTCTTCTACGTGGATGTGTCCACCCTGTCACCAGTTAACACCACGTACCAGCTCCGCGTCAGCCGAATGGACGACTTCGTGCTCAG GACCGGGGAGCCATTCAGCTTCAACACCACGGCAGCGCAGCCCCAG TACTTCAAGTATGAGTTCCCAGAAGGAGTGGACTCGGTCATCGTCAAGGTGGCCTCCAACACGGCCTTCCCTTGCTCAGTGATCTCCATCCAGGATGTGCTG TGTCCTGTGTATGACCTAGACAACAACGTAGCCTTCATCGGCATGTATCAGACGATGACCAAGAAGGCGGCCATCACCGTGCAG CGCAAAGACTTCCCCAGCAACAGCTTTtacgtggtggtggtggtgaagactGAAGACCAGGCCTGTGGGGGCTCCCTGCCTTTCTACCCCTTTATAGAAG ATGAACCGGTCGATCAAGGGCACCGCCAGAAAACCCTGTCCGTGCTGGTCTCGAGAGCAGTCACGT cgGAGGCCTACGTTGGTGGTATGCTCTTCTGCCTGGGCATATTTCTCTCCTTCTACCTGCTTACCGTGCTCCTGGcctgttgggaaaactggag GCAAAGGAAGAAGAGCCTTCTGGTGGCCGTGGACCGAGCCTGCCCGGAAAGCG CTTCTCTTCTTG GTCACCCTCGGGTCCTGGCCGACTCCTTTCCTGGCAGCTCCCCCTATGACGGCTACAACTACGGCTCGTTTG AGAACGGTTCTGGCTCCACCGGCTCCACCGATGGTCTGGTTGACAGTGCGGGCCCCGGGGATGTATCCTACAATTACCCGG ACCCCCCGGGCACTCGACCGCGACTGGACTCCATGAGCTCCGTGGAGGAAGACGACTATGACACCCTGGCCGATGTCGATTCAGACAAGAACGTCATTCGCACCAAG CAATACCTCTACGTGGCTGACCTGGCACGCAAGGACAAACGTGTCCTGCGGAAGAAGTACCAGATCTACTTCTG GAACATCGCCACCATTGCCGTCTTCTATGCACTTCCCGTGGTACAGCTGGTGATCACCTACCAGACG GTGGTGAATGTCACAGGGAACCAGGACATCTGCTACTACAACTTCCTCTGTGCCCACCCGCTGGGCAACCTCAG CGCCTTCAACAACATCCTCAGCAACCTGGGGTACATCCTGCTGGGGCTGCTCTTCCTGCTCATCATCTTGCAACGGGAGATCAACCACAACCGGGCCCTGCTGCGCAATGACCTCTGCGCCCTG GAATGTGGGATCCCCAAACACTTTGGCCTGTTCTATGCCATGGGCACGGCCCTGATGATGGAGGGGCTGCTGAGCGCTTGCTATCACGTCTGCCCCAACTACACCAATTTCCAGTTTG ACACGTCGTTCATGTACATGATCGCGGGGCTCTGCATGCTGAAGCTCTACCAGAAGCGGCACCCAGACATCAACGCCAGTGCCTACAGCGCCTATGCCTGCTTGGCCATCGTCATCTTCTTCTCCGTGCTGGGCGTG GTCTTCGGCAAGGGGAACACAGCGTTCTGGATCATCTTCTCAGTCATCCACATCACTGCCACCCTGCTGCTCAGCACACAGCTCTATTACATGGGTCGCTGGAAGCTGG ACTCGGGGATCTGCCGTCGCATCCTCCACGTGCTCTACACGGACTGCATCCGGCAGTGCAGCGGGCCTCTCTACGTG GACCGCATGGTGCTGCTGGTCATGGGCAACATCATCAACTGGTCGCT GGCGGCCTACGGGCTCATCATGCGTCCCAACGATTTCGCCTCCTACCTGTTGGCCATTGGCATCTGCAACCTGCTTCTTTACTTTGCCTTCTACATTATTATGAAG CTCCGGAGCGGGGAGAGGATCAAGCTTATTCCCCTGCTCTGCATCGTCTGCACCTCGGTGGTCTGGGGCTtcgccctcttcttcttcttccaggGCCTCAGCACCTGGCAG CCTCAGTGTGCGGCACAGACAGTCCTCAGACACAGTCCGGCCAGTGCTGGCTGGAGATTGGGGAGAGAGCATGGAGGACCATGA